From the genome of Neodiprion pinetum isolate iyNeoPine1 chromosome 3, iyNeoPine1.2, whole genome shotgun sequence, one region includes:
- the Fancd2 gene encoding Fanconi anemia group D2 protein isoform X2 — translation MDKRRLKKMPSLLGQTGTSRLSINNQDELCETKKQTPLKEGSKTCEENLTDDSGDESPVWSSSNRKKGRMLTSTQMSESRNVENVSQRARLASVSPERVIFSEDSDDNGTFVTKSKKLNKSKTPAKASKKLIAISPAVPKTPESKRKRLRRSNSSDSECTPTVASRKRRISVRTNTPSKISGNSSETCCSVERNSEEDEDTEEFQPVNRKQLSGATRKSAVKNSKEDEDIEEFEPLSRKRLSGATRQSAVKNMTTPQKRKKNERIGRNKPDAIKDESTDDDMFNEGSPKKGSRKHGKISPSQLLDSPATRLRKRNCIAEQKSLSKSPQHSRMSRGQSVKKSLMEKNVANYLRQFLKHAGIIITDDGPNELCKSRCDIVNNLNKLLSSKQYDKEEIIKHWTQYIENVDNLQNVLEQTVNDNQDVLIDENTESVARILLHVSPLQTGISVSLLDRLAMAVLVEETPSDVPWSGTLLRQFKFLEQIVEPNTFVVKLQELLESAQTCFQSEIISYLPDIVIDAQHHIIGEILSKLLDDNPELTEVILDCISRLTLSKDYLGRIREKCFELLQQNLKLNAVPTITRFILAESLLPETCIKALMAIRSIDMQALAGENIEECFTNQVLTVAALKRSNQVSKQIADAALTVVQRVKKDPKPLDLIMLLLNFSSNSAKKKNVETLVKNRVRSGFYRPSLLKSLYYDYKEVARDLQSVAITLASHLLKAGDRVYAEFAIEWFRLLFLSQAETVHKQQEVLAKIIKLTMAGTATSKNALAILSKMARDENERKHLQKHSHHLRTLLEEVDELDLEEVATVSDLLHGLCMSSNSTSEALQADLDIVLLKQLAASKPVTKCKGVLGALMAIKHAAAYPRTVERALQLFEQAIKAVKSCSRARALFYDQMADIIANTPDFDEKLLKETITDHFTAELSDLYLTKVTEYSGPLSVRFSLNSEAESPVDDEFGVSFGDGKDGSAVSALFRLIKACHMRGSDGDLSLIDGLLACPVFLPKDLNDPDEASLDQIFHCINWFRETISGFVTQTDSTMQRILLKRLDHLMNLQAELSMNLAMTGSHYQPPVCYFHYFPSPPFCKVEKRTGKRGNKTSLDKSGSLSEWSCWESGFDLISKNPAYFRQLDAKIAHLLDFSMEIRLTQSRPKTITIAQVCFIVKELLGMLENEASQSFMRDLVGLLPKVCSKLDQVITELRDKDDIQNRECLQLLLSLLAAIFNWKGFHNFVNNQMLREALRIVASQTDEMNTLLRSCKELVTQSCSYVESLADVATRIPVAIALVNLYEALIQHSESLASQHRGNLAKMAFGFLCLDWPEDKRNISSYRSAIKTLLKSWLNNEPDPLDTVVTLLKWLPEETEKLSKPQDSLARILSITKSTFNLLFNQIFLGLIEGVKKSLDVVKRDGERIQIWNSVATGVQRIVRICKMMEVKANWLLFLQRIPVLLRLFITSGMPVLEHNLKYHVEEVTGIVKQLQEGTRYLHVLCCHSTVTGDTTLAKYVPVAKSTLEKLVFSVKGMLVLNNSSQAFWMGNLINKDIKGQAIEMEQNTEESTTVSAGSITDMSEELLTDGTDESTDEEIE, via the exons ATGGATAAAAGAAGATTGAAGAAGATGCCAAGTCTGCTTGGTCAGACCGGAACTTCTAGGCTGTCGATCAATAATCAGGATGAACTCTGCGaaactaaaaaacaaacacCATTGAAAGAAGGATCTAAAACCTGTGAAGAAAACTTGACAGATGATTCAGGAGATGAATCTCCAGTTTGGTCCAGTTCAAatagaaagaaaggaagaatgCTTACCAGTACGCAAATGTCAGAATCAAGAAATGTGGAAAATGTCAGTCAGCGTGCAAGATTAGCGAGTGTTTCGCCCGAGCGCGTAATATTTTCAGAAGATTCGGATGACAATGGAACCTTTGTAACGAAATCAAAGAAGCTGAATAAAAGTAAAACTCCTGCCAAGgcatcaaaaaaattaattgccaTTAGCCCTGCTGTACCTAAAACTCCAGAATCAAAACGTAAGAGACTACGTAGAAGCAATTCTTCAGATTCAGAATGTACTCCAACTGTTGCAAGTCGGAAAAGGAGAATAAGCGTCAGAACAAATACTCCATCTAAAATATCTGGCAATAGTTCTGAAACTTGCTGTTCAGTTGAGAGAAATTCAGAAGAAGACGAGGATACCGAAGAATTTCAACCAGTCAACAGGAAGCAATTGAGTGGTGCAACCAGGAAATCCGCGGTGAAGAATTCCAAAGAAGATGAGGATATCGAAGAATTTGAACCACTCAGCAGGAAGCGATTAAGTGGTGCAACTAGGCAATCCGCAGTGAAAAACATGACTACTCcccaaaagagaaaaaaaaatgaacgaattGGTAGAAACAAACCAGATGCTATAAAAGATGAAAGTACAGATGATGACATGTTTAACGAAGGTTCACCTAAAAAAGGCTCACGAAAACATGGGAAAATATCTCCGTCACAGTTGTTAGATAGCCCTGCAACAAGATTGCGGAAACGCAACTGCATTGCTGAACAAAAGAGTTTATCAAAATCTCCCCAACATTCCAGAATGTCTCGCGGCCAAAGTGTTAAGAAATCactgatggaaaaaaatgtggcTAATTATTTGAGGCAATTCCTAAAACACGCTGGTATCATTATTACTGACGACGGCCCCAATGAATTAT GTAAAAGTCGCTGTGATATTgttaataatttaaataagtTACTGAGCTCAAAACAATACGATAAAGAGGAAATTATTAAACATTGGACACAATACATCGAGAATGTAGATAATCTTCAAAATGTATTAGAACAAACTGTGAATGATAATCAAGATGTTTTAATTGATGAGAATACTGAATCTGTTGCACGAATTCTACTACATGTTTCACCTCTTCAGACAGGCATTTCTGTATCGCTTTTGGACCGACTTGCTATGGCTGTACTCGTTGA AGAAACGCCAAGCGATGTTCCTTGGTCAGGTACATTATTAAGACAATTCAAATTCTTGGAACAGATTGTCGAACCCAACACGTTTGTCGTAAAGCTTCAAGAATTGCTGGAATCAGCTCAAACGTGTTTTCAAAGTGAAATAATATCGTACTTACCCGACATTGTCATTGATGCCCAGCATCATATTATTGGTGAAATACTCAGTAAGCTTTTAGATGACAACCCAGAATTGACAGAGGTCATACTGGATTGTATATCCCGTTTGACCCTGAGTAAAGACTATTTGGGAAGGATTAGAGAGAAGTGCTTCGAATTGCTGCAacagaatttaaaattgaatgcCGTTCCTACTATAACAAG ATTTATTTTGGCCGAGTCATTACTTCCGGAAACTTGTATAAAGGCCTTAATGGCTATTCGATCCATAGACATGCAGGCACTTGCTGgtgaaaatatcgaagaatGTTTTACCAATCAAGTTCTGACTGTTGCTGCCCTAAAAAGGTCAAATCAAGTGTCCAAGCAAATAGCTGATGCTGCATTAACTGTTGTGCAACGTGTTAAAAAGGATCCAAAACCACTGGACCTGATTATGTTGTTACTCAATTTCTCAAGTAacagtgcaaaaaaaaagaacgttgAGACTTTGGTGAAAAATCGGGTCCGATCTGGTTTTTATAGGCCCAGCTTATTAAAATCTCTTTATTACGATTATAAAGAG GTGGCTAGAGATTTACAGTCTGTGGCAATTACTCTGGCCTCTCATCTATTAAAAGCTGGTGATCGTGTGTATGCTGAATTTGCAATTGAATGgtttcgattattatttctaaGTCAAGCCGAAACTGTTCACAAGCAACAAGAAGTCCTtgcaaaaattatcaaattaacTATGGCTGGAACGGCAACATCAAAAAATGCCCTTGCAATTCTCAGTAAGATGGCACgtgatgaaaatgaaaggaaacATTTACAAAAACATTCCCATCATCTAAGGACTCTTCTTGAAGAAGTTGATGAACTCGACTTGGAAGAGGTTGCTACTGTCAGCGATTTGTTACACGGTTTATGCATGAGTTCTAATTCAACGTCAGAAGCACTGCAAGCTGACTTGGACATTGTTCTATTGAAGCAACTGGCTGCGTCAAAACCAGT GACCAAATGCAAGGGTGTCTTAGGAGCACTAATGGCTATTAAACATGCAGCAGCATATCCAAGGACCGTAGAACGCGCATTACAATTATTTG aGCAAGCAATAAAGGCTGTGAAGAGCTGCTCCAGGGCTCGGGCTTTGTTTTATGACCAAATGGCAGATATTATTGCAAATACCCCGGACTTTGATGAAAAACTTTTGAAGGAAACTATCACGGATCATTTTACAGCTGAGTTATCTGATCTCTATCTCACAAAAGTGACAGAGTATAG TGGACCTTTGTCGGTGCGATTCTCACTTAATTCAGAAGCGGAATCACCCGTGGATGATGAATTTGGAGTGAGTTTTGGTGATGGTAAAGACGGTTCAGCAGTGTCGGCCTTATTTCGGCTCATTAAAGCTTGTCACATGAGAGGAAGTGATGGTGACCTATCATTGATTGATGGTCTATTGGCATGCCCAGTTTTCCTACCGAAAGATCTCAATGACCCGGATGAAGCTTCACtggatcaaatttttcattgcatCAATTG GTTCAGAGAAACAATTAGTGGCTTTGTAACTCAAACAGACAGCAcaatgcaaagaattttactAAAACGGTTGGACCACTTAATGAATCTTCAAGCCGAACTAAGCATGAATTTAGCAATGACTGGATCTCACTATCAACCACCAGTATGCTATTTCCACTATTTTCCATCACCGCCGTTTTGCAAGGTCGAAAAAAGAACGGGCAAACGTGGTAATAAAACCTCTCTAGACAAATCCGGCAGTCTTTCTGAATGGTCTTGCTGGGAATCAGGTTTTGATCTAATTTCGAAGAACCCTGCTTATTTTAGACAGCTAGATGCAAAG ATAGCGCATCTTCTCGATTTTTCGATGGAAATAAGATTGACTCAAAGTAGACCAAAAACGATCACAATAGCTCAAGTATGTTTCATAGTTAAGGAACTCTTGGGAATGTTGGAAAATGAAGCTTCTCAATCGTTTATGAGAGATTTGGTTGGATTATTGCCCAAGGTATGTAGTAAGTTGGACCAGGTAATAACTGAGTTACGTGATAAAGATGATATTCAGAATAGAGAATGCTTGCAATTACTGTTGAGTCTTCTGGCTGCAATTTTCAATTGGAAAGGATTTCATAACTTTGTGAACAACCAAATGCTGAGAG agGCATTGAGGATTGTTGCAAGTCAGACTGATGAAATGAACACGTTATTGCGATCCTGCAAAGAATTGGTAACTCAATCATGTTCATATGTCGAATCATTAGCTGACGTTGCTACGCGAATTCCTGTTGCAATTGCACTTGTTAATTTGTATGAAGCTTTGATACAACATTCAGAAAGTCTCGCTAGTCAACATAGAGGAAATTTGG CAAAAATGGCGTTTGGATTTTTGTGTCTTGATTGGCCTGAAGATAAGCGGAATATTTCATCCTATAGATCTGCCATTAAGACTCTTTTGAAAAGTTGGCTCAACAATGAACCGGATCCCTTAGACACTGTGGTAACACTGTTAAAGTGGTTGCCAGAAGAAACTGAGAAATTGTCAAAACCTCAGGACTCCTTAGCCAGAATACTCTCTATTACCAAAAGCACCTTCAATTTACtgttcaatcaaatttttttaggaCTAATCGAAGGTGTCAAGAAATCACTAGATGTAGTTAAAAG AGATGGCGAAAGAATACAAATTTGGAATTCTGTTGCAACTGGTGTGCAAAGAATTGTTCGAATTTGTAAGATGATGGAGGTCAAGGCCAATTGGCTCCTATTTTTGCAACGTATTCCCGTGTTATTGAGGTTGTTCATAACTTCTGGCATGCCAGTTCTTGAGCATAACTTGAAATATCACGTCGAAGAAGTAACGGGAATTGTAAAACAATTGCAAG AAGGAACAAGGTATCTCCACGTTCTGTGTTGCCACAGCACGGTAACAGGTGACACGACTTTAGCCAAATACGTTCCTGTTGCCAAATCAACACTCGAGAAATTAGTCTTCAGTGTAAAAGGAATGCTTGTGCTGAACAACAGTTCGCAGGCGTTTTGGATGGGGAATTTGATAAACAAAGACATAAAAGGACAAGCAATTGAAATGGAG CAGAATACTGAAGAGTCAACCACTGTGTCAGCTGGCTCCATAACAGATATGTCCGAAGAATTGCTTACGGATGGGACAGATGAAAGTACAGACGAGGAGATCGAGTGA
- the Fancd2 gene encoding Fanconi anemia group D2 protein isoform X3, protein MFFTIETPSDVPWSGTLLRQFKFLEQIVEPNTFVVKLQELLESAQTCFQSEIISYLPDIVIDAQHHIIGEILSKLLDDNPELTEVILDCISRLTLSKDYLGRIREKCFELLQQNLKLNAVPTITRFILAESLLPETCIKALMAIRSIDMQALAGENIEECFTNQVLTVAALKRSNQVSKQIADAALTVVQRVKKDPKPLDLIMLLLNFSSNSAKKKNVETLVKNRVRSGFYRPSLLKSLYYDYKEVARDLQSVAITLASHLLKAGDRVYAEFAIEWFRLLFLSQAETVHKQQEVLAKIIKLTMAGTATSKNALAILSKMARDENERKHLQKHSHHLRTLLEEVDELDLEEVATVSDLLHGLCMSSNSTSEALQADLDIVLLKQLAASKPVTKCKGVLGALMAIKHAAAYPRTVERALQLFEQAIKAVKSCSRARALFYDQMADIIANTPDFDEKLLKETITDHFTAELSDLYLTKVTEYSGPLSVRFSLNSEAESPVDDEFGVSFGDGKDGSAVSALFRLIKACHMRGSDGDLSLIDGLLACPVFLPKDLNDPDEASLDQIFHCINWFRETISGFVTQTDSTMQRILLKRLDHLMNLQAELSMNLAMTGSHYQPPVCYFHYFPSPPFCKVEKRTGKRGNKTSLDKSGSLSEWSCWESGFDLISKNPAYFRQLDAKIAHLLDFSMEIRLTQSRPKTITIAQVCFIVKELLGMLENEASQSFMRDLVGLLPKVCSKLDQVITELRDKDDIQNRECLQLLLSLLAAIFNWKGFHNFVNNQMLREALRIVASQTDEMNTLLRSCKELVTQSCSYVESLADVATRIPVAIALVNLYEALIQHSESLASQHRGNLAKMAFGFLCLDWPEDKRNISSYRSAIKTLLKSWLNNEPDPLDTVVTLLKWLPEETEKLSKPQDSLARILSITKSTFNLLFNQIFLGLIEGVKKSLDVVKRDGERIQIWNSVATGVQRIVRICKMMEVKANWLLFLQRIPVLLRLFITSGMPVLEHNLKYHVEEVTGIVKQLQEGTRYLHVLCCHSTVTGDTTLAKYVPVAKSTLEKLVFSVKGMLVLNNSSQAFWMGNLINKDIKGQAIEMEQNTEESTTVSAGSITDMSEELLTDGTDESTDEEIE, encoded by the exons ATGTTTTTCACAAT AGAAACGCCAAGCGATGTTCCTTGGTCAGGTACATTATTAAGACAATTCAAATTCTTGGAACAGATTGTCGAACCCAACACGTTTGTCGTAAAGCTTCAAGAATTGCTGGAATCAGCTCAAACGTGTTTTCAAAGTGAAATAATATCGTACTTACCCGACATTGTCATTGATGCCCAGCATCATATTATTGGTGAAATACTCAGTAAGCTTTTAGATGACAACCCAGAATTGACAGAGGTCATACTGGATTGTATATCCCGTTTGACCCTGAGTAAAGACTATTTGGGAAGGATTAGAGAGAAGTGCTTCGAATTGCTGCAacagaatttaaaattgaatgcCGTTCCTACTATAACAAG ATTTATTTTGGCCGAGTCATTACTTCCGGAAACTTGTATAAAGGCCTTAATGGCTATTCGATCCATAGACATGCAGGCACTTGCTGgtgaaaatatcgaagaatGTTTTACCAATCAAGTTCTGACTGTTGCTGCCCTAAAAAGGTCAAATCAAGTGTCCAAGCAAATAGCTGATGCTGCATTAACTGTTGTGCAACGTGTTAAAAAGGATCCAAAACCACTGGACCTGATTATGTTGTTACTCAATTTCTCAAGTAacagtgcaaaaaaaaagaacgttgAGACTTTGGTGAAAAATCGGGTCCGATCTGGTTTTTATAGGCCCAGCTTATTAAAATCTCTTTATTACGATTATAAAGAG GTGGCTAGAGATTTACAGTCTGTGGCAATTACTCTGGCCTCTCATCTATTAAAAGCTGGTGATCGTGTGTATGCTGAATTTGCAATTGAATGgtttcgattattatttctaaGTCAAGCCGAAACTGTTCACAAGCAACAAGAAGTCCTtgcaaaaattatcaaattaacTATGGCTGGAACGGCAACATCAAAAAATGCCCTTGCAATTCTCAGTAAGATGGCACgtgatgaaaatgaaaggaaacATTTACAAAAACATTCCCATCATCTAAGGACTCTTCTTGAAGAAGTTGATGAACTCGACTTGGAAGAGGTTGCTACTGTCAGCGATTTGTTACACGGTTTATGCATGAGTTCTAATTCAACGTCAGAAGCACTGCAAGCTGACTTGGACATTGTTCTATTGAAGCAACTGGCTGCGTCAAAACCAGT GACCAAATGCAAGGGTGTCTTAGGAGCACTAATGGCTATTAAACATGCAGCAGCATATCCAAGGACCGTAGAACGCGCATTACAATTATTTG aGCAAGCAATAAAGGCTGTGAAGAGCTGCTCCAGGGCTCGGGCTTTGTTTTATGACCAAATGGCAGATATTATTGCAAATACCCCGGACTTTGATGAAAAACTTTTGAAGGAAACTATCACGGATCATTTTACAGCTGAGTTATCTGATCTCTATCTCACAAAAGTGACAGAGTATAG TGGACCTTTGTCGGTGCGATTCTCACTTAATTCAGAAGCGGAATCACCCGTGGATGATGAATTTGGAGTGAGTTTTGGTGATGGTAAAGACGGTTCAGCAGTGTCGGCCTTATTTCGGCTCATTAAAGCTTGTCACATGAGAGGAAGTGATGGTGACCTATCATTGATTGATGGTCTATTGGCATGCCCAGTTTTCCTACCGAAAGATCTCAATGACCCGGATGAAGCTTCACtggatcaaatttttcattgcatCAATTG GTTCAGAGAAACAATTAGTGGCTTTGTAACTCAAACAGACAGCAcaatgcaaagaattttactAAAACGGTTGGACCACTTAATGAATCTTCAAGCCGAACTAAGCATGAATTTAGCAATGACTGGATCTCACTATCAACCACCAGTATGCTATTTCCACTATTTTCCATCACCGCCGTTTTGCAAGGTCGAAAAAAGAACGGGCAAACGTGGTAATAAAACCTCTCTAGACAAATCCGGCAGTCTTTCTGAATGGTCTTGCTGGGAATCAGGTTTTGATCTAATTTCGAAGAACCCTGCTTATTTTAGACAGCTAGATGCAAAG ATAGCGCATCTTCTCGATTTTTCGATGGAAATAAGATTGACTCAAAGTAGACCAAAAACGATCACAATAGCTCAAGTATGTTTCATAGTTAAGGAACTCTTGGGAATGTTGGAAAATGAAGCTTCTCAATCGTTTATGAGAGATTTGGTTGGATTATTGCCCAAGGTATGTAGTAAGTTGGACCAGGTAATAACTGAGTTACGTGATAAAGATGATATTCAGAATAGAGAATGCTTGCAATTACTGTTGAGTCTTCTGGCTGCAATTTTCAATTGGAAAGGATTTCATAACTTTGTGAACAACCAAATGCTGAGAG agGCATTGAGGATTGTTGCAAGTCAGACTGATGAAATGAACACGTTATTGCGATCCTGCAAAGAATTGGTAACTCAATCATGTTCATATGTCGAATCATTAGCTGACGTTGCTACGCGAATTCCTGTTGCAATTGCACTTGTTAATTTGTATGAAGCTTTGATACAACATTCAGAAAGTCTCGCTAGTCAACATAGAGGAAATTTGG CAAAAATGGCGTTTGGATTTTTGTGTCTTGATTGGCCTGAAGATAAGCGGAATATTTCATCCTATAGATCTGCCATTAAGACTCTTTTGAAAAGTTGGCTCAACAATGAACCGGATCCCTTAGACACTGTGGTAACACTGTTAAAGTGGTTGCCAGAAGAAACTGAGAAATTGTCAAAACCTCAGGACTCCTTAGCCAGAATACTCTCTATTACCAAAAGCACCTTCAATTTACtgttcaatcaaatttttttaggaCTAATCGAAGGTGTCAAGAAATCACTAGATGTAGTTAAAAG AGATGGCGAAAGAATACAAATTTGGAATTCTGTTGCAACTGGTGTGCAAAGAATTGTTCGAATTTGTAAGATGATGGAGGTCAAGGCCAATTGGCTCCTATTTTTGCAACGTATTCCCGTGTTATTGAGGTTGTTCATAACTTCTGGCATGCCAGTTCTTGAGCATAACTTGAAATATCACGTCGAAGAAGTAACGGGAATTGTAAAACAATTGCAAG AAGGAACAAGGTATCTCCACGTTCTGTGTTGCCACAGCACGGTAACAGGTGACACGACTTTAGCCAAATACGTTCCTGTTGCCAAATCAACACTCGAGAAATTAGTCTTCAGTGTAAAAGGAATGCTTGTGCTGAACAACAGTTCGCAGGCGTTTTGGATGGGGAATTTGATAAACAAAGACATAAAAGGACAAGCAATTGAAATGGAG CAGAATACTGAAGAGTCAACCACTGTGTCAGCTGGCTCCATAACAGATATGTCCGAAGAATTGCTTACGGATGGGACAGATGAAAGTACAGACGAGGAGATCGAGTGA